In Natronococcus occultus SP4, the following proteins share a genomic window:
- a CDS encoding creatininase family protein — MHLSEATWTEVRNLETELAVVPVGSTEQHGPHAPLGTDVLTAEAVADAALERTDREVVRAPAIPVGVAEEHRQFAGTMWVSEDTFRSYVRESVESLAHHGFDRVVLVNGHGGNIDALREVGGRLTRSSEAYAVPYTWFEAVGEHASDMGHGGPLETSLVRHVDPELVRENRLEDARDGAADGWGEWTSYANLAYDSAEFTDNGVVGDPTDGDERRGEELLELAADSLVRLLETVAERDVSRPQRR; from the coding sequence ATGCATCTCTCGGAGGCAACCTGGACCGAGGTACGGAACCTCGAGACGGAGCTTGCGGTCGTTCCCGTCGGTAGTACCGAACAACACGGCCCTCACGCGCCGCTTGGAACGGACGTCCTGACCGCGGAGGCGGTCGCCGACGCAGCCCTCGAACGGACCGACCGCGAGGTCGTCCGGGCGCCGGCGATCCCCGTCGGCGTCGCGGAAGAACACCGCCAGTTCGCCGGGACGATGTGGGTCTCCGAGGACACCTTCCGAAGCTACGTCCGGGAGTCCGTCGAGAGCCTCGCCCACCACGGCTTCGACCGCGTCGTTCTCGTGAACGGGCACGGCGGAAACATCGACGCACTCCGGGAGGTCGGCGGCAGACTGACCCGGAGCAGCGAGGCCTACGCCGTCCCGTACACCTGGTTCGAGGCCGTCGGCGAGCACGCAAGCGACATGGGCCACGGCGGTCCCCTCGAGACGTCGCTGGTTCGTCACGTCGACCCGGAGCTCGTCCGTGAGAATCGGCTCGAGGACGCCCGCGACGGTGCCGCCGACGGTTGGGGGGAGTGGACCAGCTACGCGAACCTGGCGTACGATTCGGCGGAGTTTACCGACAATGGCGTGGTCGGGGATCCGACCGACGGCGACGAACGGCGGGGCGAAGAACTGCTCGAGCTTGCGGCCGATTCCCTGGTTCGGCTCCTCGAGACCGTTGCCGAGCGGGACGTCTCGCGGCCCCAGCGACGGTAG
- a CDS encoding dihydroneopterin aldolase family protein, with amino-acid sequence MSEATHTDAQAACFEAGIKFGTLYHQFAGTPVAPESAASLETAIEEAIENQPYCTDATVEIRRGELERELAASTAEYTELTGRFLEVEIVVDYEGHEVVSRMEMEDGYPLMRLVSVRDAS; translated from the coding sequence ATGTCGGAGGCGACACACACGGACGCGCAGGCGGCGTGTTTCGAGGCCGGGATCAAGTTCGGGACGCTGTACCACCAGTTCGCTGGAACGCCGGTCGCGCCCGAGAGCGCGGCCAGCCTCGAGACGGCCATCGAGGAAGCCATCGAGAACCAGCCCTACTGTACGGACGCGACCGTCGAGATCCGACGCGGGGAGCTCGAACGCGAACTCGCCGCCTCGACCGCCGAATACACGGAACTGACGGGCCGGTTTCTCGAGGTCGAGATCGTCGTCGACTACGAGGGCCATGAGGTCGTCAGCCGCATGGAGATGGAGGACGGCTACCCGTTGATGCGGCTCGTCTCGGTCCGCGACGCCTCTTGA
- a CDS encoding PadR family transcriptional regulator translates to MDDLTGFQRDLLYVIAGADQPSGQDIKEEIETYYSSDINHGRLYPNLDTLVNKELVEKGELDRRTNYYAISDNGHEAIEERRDWESQYVDT, encoded by the coding sequence ATGGACGATTTGACCGGCTTCCAGCGAGATCTCCTGTACGTAATCGCAGGGGCGGACCAACCATCCGGCCAGGATATCAAAGAAGAGATCGAGACCTACTACAGTAGCGACATCAACCACGGGCGACTGTATCCGAACCTCGACACCCTTGTCAACAAGGAACTCGTCGAGAAAGGGGAGCTCGATCGACGAACGAACTACTACGCGATCAGCGACAACGGTCACGAGGCGATCGAAGAGCGCCGCGACTGGGAATCGCAGTACGTCGATACCTAG
- a CDS encoding aminopeptidase → MDERIREHAAVLVDWSARVEDGDDVVLSAGPDAHELAVAVAEELGERGANLLATYSSGEITRAYLTARDDEDGFEEPAHERALLEAADVYLSLGGGRNTSATADVPGETRQKYRSARKAVREARYDTRWVSTVHPTRSLAQQANMSYEAYREFAYDAILRDWESLAEEMGRLKTLLDEGSAVRLVSQNTDLTMRIDGRTAVNSAASVAYDSHNLPSGEVFTAPYGTEGVVAFDVPMTIRGEPVEDVRLEFEDGEVVDHTAERGEAVIGDVLETDAGARRLGELGVGMNRGIDRYTDNILFDEKMGETVHLAVGRAYDACLPEDESGNDSAVHVDLITDVSEDSRLEIDGEVVQRNGRFRWEDGFESEDGRSR, encoded by the coding sequence ATGGACGAGCGAATCCGTGAACACGCTGCGGTGCTGGTCGACTGGAGCGCCCGCGTCGAGGACGGAGACGACGTGGTCCTCTCGGCCGGTCCCGACGCACACGAGCTGGCGGTCGCCGTCGCTGAGGAGCTGGGCGAGCGAGGCGCGAACCTGCTCGCGACGTACAGCTCCGGTGAAATCACGCGCGCGTATCTGACGGCCCGCGACGACGAGGACGGCTTCGAGGAACCCGCCCACGAACGGGCGCTGCTCGAGGCGGCCGACGTCTACCTCTCGCTGGGCGGGGGCCGGAACACGAGTGCGACGGCGGACGTCCCGGGAGAAACCCGACAGAAGTACCGCAGCGCCCGAAAGGCGGTCCGTGAGGCGCGATACGATACGCGCTGGGTGTCGACGGTCCATCCGACCCGATCACTCGCCCAGCAGGCGAACATGAGCTACGAGGCTTACCGGGAGTTCGCCTACGACGCGATCCTCCGGGACTGGGAGTCCCTCGCCGAGGAGATGGGGCGGCTCAAGACGCTACTCGACGAGGGCTCGGCGGTTCGACTCGTCTCTCAGAACACCGATCTCACGATGCGGATCGACGGCCGAACCGCCGTCAACAGCGCGGCGTCGGTCGCGTACGACTCCCATAACCTCCCGAGCGGCGAGGTCTTTACCGCGCCGTACGGTACCGAAGGCGTGGTCGCCTTCGACGTCCCCATGACGATCCGCGGCGAGCCCGTCGAGGACGTCCGCCTCGAGTTCGAGGACGGCGAGGTCGTCGATCACACCGCCGAGCGAGGTGAAGCGGTGATCGGGGACGTCCTCGAGACTGACGCGGGCGCGCGGCGACTGGGCGAGCTCGGCGTCGGAATGAACCGCGGCATCGACCGCTACACGGACAACATCCTCTTCGACGAGAAGATGGGCGAGACCGTCCACCTCGCGGTCGGACGGGCCTACGACGCCTGTCTGCCCGAGGACGAGTCGGGCAACGACTCGGCGGTTCACGTCGACCTGATCACCGACGTCTCCGAGGACTCCCGTCTCGAGATCGACGGCGAGGTGGTCCAGCGAAACGGCCGGTTCCGCTGGGAAGACGGATTCGAGTCCGAAGACGGTCGGAGCCGCTGA
- a CDS encoding DUF309 domain-containing protein, which produces MRDRIRAGAAIYNDGYYHAAHDAWEERWLELEDGTDDERLLHGLIQFTAAVYHARNRNWEGAVGLADSAREYLAAVPSDYRGLRLDSIRRALADLAADPAVLERRSPPSIIHENGVPRLAALNLDETAIAATVLAEEFGFDPEPIDRARTYARRDLDAGEDDSRFISLLFDFVRERDHRGLVYRRLSQHADRRRARENDVEGLF; this is translated from the coding sequence ATGCGCGATCGGATCCGGGCCGGAGCCGCGATCTACAACGACGGCTACTACCACGCGGCACACGACGCCTGGGAGGAGCGCTGGCTCGAACTCGAGGACGGTACCGACGACGAGCGACTGCTCCACGGGCTGATTCAGTTCACCGCCGCCGTCTACCACGCTCGCAACCGCAACTGGGAGGGGGCGGTCGGGCTCGCGGACAGTGCTCGCGAATACCTTGCCGCGGTGCCGTCGGACTACCGGGGCCTTCGGCTCGACTCGATCCGTCGGGCGCTCGCGGATCTCGCTGCGGATCCCGCCGTCCTCGAGCGTCGTTCTCCACCGTCGATTATCCACGAAAACGGGGTGCCGAGACTCGCGGCTCTGAATCTCGACGAAACGGCGATCGCTGCGACCGTTCTGGCCGAGGAGTTCGGATTCGACCCGGAGCCGATCGACCGCGCCCGGACGTACGCGCGACGGGATCTCGATGCCGGCGAGGACGACAGTCGGTTCATCTCGTTGTTGTTCGATTTCGTCCGCGAACGGGACCACCGCGGGCTCGTCTACCGACGGCTGAGCCAGCACGCCGACCGACGGCGCGCTCGGGAGAACGACGTCGAGGGGCTGTTCTGA
- a CDS encoding DUF5790 family protein — MSQATLGDDEELFGEAASEMREDVESSLEQAWSELPAADDVWESDAENVLGVLNGLKSALDTGDAEAHLRDAKKWYTMGQRADAFEDADDLEAEIESLEETIADVSAAGEQATDLASTIPSLRGALQEAESETEDEESAETSEETADNDDDEDDTDETVADEENEEA; from the coding sequence ATGAGTCAAGCGACGCTCGGTGACGACGAGGAACTGTTCGGCGAAGCGGCCAGCGAGATGCGCGAGGACGTCGAGTCCTCGCTCGAGCAGGCCTGGAGCGAGCTGCCGGCGGCCGACGACGTCTGGGAGAGCGACGCCGAGAACGTCCTCGGCGTGCTCAACGGGCTCAAATCCGCGCTCGACACCGGCGACGCCGAGGCACACCTCCGTGACGCCAAGAAGTGGTACACGATGGGCCAGCGTGCCGACGCCTTCGAGGACGCCGACGACCTCGAGGCCGAGATCGAATCGCTCGAGGAGACGATCGCTGACGTCTCGGCGGCCGGCGAGCAGGCCACCGATCTCGCCTCGACGATCCCCTCGCTTCGCGGTGCGCTCCAGGAAGCCGAGTCCGAGACCGAGGACGAGGAAAGTGCGGAGACGAGCGAGGAGACGGCCGACAACGACGACGACGAGGACGACACCGACGAGACGGTGGCTGACGAGGAAAACGAGGAAGCGTAA
- a CDS encoding queuosine precursor transporter has protein sequence MDDRRATPSIAQVSLIGLFVAVLATAQLTASKVLAFDLPVSLPVTGAELVLPGAALAYALTFLASDCYTELYGRRAAQIVVNVAFALNFVVLALVWSTIAAPAAETSVDPDAFATALGASTNVVLGSLLAYLVSQNWDVWLFHRIRDRTGRKKLWLRNLVSTGTSQAIDTVIFVSIAFALAPAVLGVGEVLPLEVLLALAVGQYLLKLGIAVLDTPIVYAVVSFVRSRESADTEEAHAA, from the coding sequence ATGGACGACCGCCGTGCGACACCGTCGATCGCGCAGGTTTCGTTGATCGGGCTGTTCGTCGCCGTGCTGGCTACCGCGCAACTGACCGCTTCGAAGGTGCTCGCGTTCGATCTTCCCGTGTCGTTGCCGGTAACCGGAGCGGAGCTTGTCTTGCCGGGCGCGGCGCTTGCGTACGCGCTTACCTTTCTGGCGAGTGACTGTTACACCGAACTGTACGGACGCCGTGCAGCCCAGATCGTCGTCAACGTCGCGTTCGCGTTGAACTTCGTGGTGCTGGCGCTGGTCTGGTCGACGATCGCGGCGCCGGCCGCCGAGACGAGCGTCGACCCGGACGCGTTCGCGACGGCGCTTGGCGCCTCGACGAACGTCGTCCTCGGAAGTCTTCTCGCCTACCTCGTCAGCCAGAACTGGGACGTCTGGCTCTTTCACCGGATTCGAGACCGAACGGGTCGGAAGAAACTCTGGTTACGAAACCTCGTCTCGACGGGCACCAGCCAGGCGATCGATACCGTCATCTTCGTCTCGATCGCCTTCGCCCTCGCACCAGCCGTGCTCGGCGTCGGCGAGGTGCTCCCTCTCGAGGTGTTGCTCGCGCTGGCGGTCGGCCAGTACCTGCTCAAACTCGGGATCGCGGTCTTGGACACGCCGATCGTCTACGCCGTCGTCTCGTTCGTTCGCTCGCGCGAATCGGCCGACACCGAGGAGGCCCACGCCGCGTGA
- a CDS encoding type IV pilin translates to MHSNASTQNGRSSDTERAVSPVIGVVLMVAVTVVLSAVIAGFVMEMGDGMEDSLEATGAASFDFDADDGVMTVSLVSEGNADEWEIVGDVEDSPVTEINGAGEAVTLACSDDTGNDDSTDGESNEELTAAETGTISVTASIDGGSSTVIGDTEYDCSDVAD, encoded by the coding sequence ATGCATTCGAACGCATCTACGCAGAACGGACGGAGTAGTGACACCGAACGAGCGGTCTCGCCGGTGATCGGCGTCGTCCTCATGGTCGCGGTAACGGTCGTCCTCTCGGCCGTGATCGCGGGGTTCGTGATGGAGATGGGCGACGGGATGGAGGATTCGCTGGAAGCGACGGGCGCGGCGTCGTTCGATTTCGACGCGGACGACGGCGTGATGACGGTCTCGCTGGTCTCGGAAGGAAACGCCGACGAATGGGAGATCGTCGGTGATGTCGAGGACTCTCCGGTGACCGAAATTAACGGGGCAGGCGAAGCCGTGACTCTTGCCTGCTCCGACGACACTGGCAACGACGACAGCACCGACGGCGAAAGCAACGAGGAGCTTACCGCTGCCGAGACCGGAACAATAAGCGTCACGGCCTCGATCGACGGCGGTAGCTCGACCGTCATCGGCGACACGGAGTACGACTGTAGCGATGTAGCCGACTAA
- the azf gene encoding NAD-dependent glucose-6-phosphate dehydrogenase Azf — protein sequence MAQSVLLTGAAGRVGQAILGGLADDHEWRLMDRDPPTDDQPGEFVIGDITDEETVREAMEGIDVVVHLAGDPRPEAPWDSVLTNNIDGTQTVFEAAADAGVEKVAFASSNHAVGAYETDERTPEMYRSDDDYLLDGSELARPGNLYGVSKAAGESLGRYYHDEYGLSVVCVRIGNLTKGHPPIDYERGQAMWLSYRDCAHLFDRCIQADYGYEIVYGISDNDRKYYSIDRAREVLGYEPRDNSAEHADDDSV from the coding sequence ATGGCACAGTCAGTCCTGTTAACGGGGGCTGCGGGGCGGGTCGGGCAGGCCATCCTCGGTGGCCTCGCTGACGACCACGAGTGGCGCCTGATGGACCGCGATCCGCCGACCGACGACCAGCCGGGGGAGTTCGTCATCGGCGACATCACCGACGAGGAGACGGTTCGGGAGGCGATGGAAGGAATCGACGTCGTTGTCCATCTCGCGGGCGATCCGCGCCCGGAAGCGCCGTGGGACAGCGTTCTAACGAACAACATCGACGGCACCCAGACCGTCTTCGAGGCGGCCGCGGACGCGGGCGTCGAGAAGGTCGCGTTCGCTTCCTCGAACCACGCCGTCGGTGCCTACGAGACCGACGAGCGAACGCCCGAAATGTACCGCTCGGACGACGACTACCTGCTCGACGGCTCCGAGCTGGCACGGCCCGGCAACCTCTATGGGGTGTCGAAGGCTGCCGGCGAGTCGCTCGGACGATACTACCACGACGAGTACGGCCTCTCGGTGGTCTGTGTCCGTATCGGAAACCTCACGAAGGGCCATCCGCCGATCGACTACGAGCGCGGCCAGGCGATGTGGCTCTCCTACCGTGACTGTGCGCACCTGTTCGATCGCTGTATCCAGGCCGACTACGGCTACGAGATCGTCTACGGCATCTCCGACAACGACCGAAAGTACTACTCGATCGACCGCGCCCGCGAGGTGCTTGGCTACGAACCCAGAGATAACTCGGCCGAACACGCTGACGACGACTCGGTGTGA